The following coding sequences lie in one Cannabis sativa cultivar Pink pepper isolate KNU-18-1 chromosome 5, ASM2916894v1, whole genome shotgun sequence genomic window:
- the LOC115718116 gene encoding probable membrane-associated kinase regulator 2, producing the protein MEAFSLLKYWRGAGGGGNGGDVVQNRPISTVATIVTAVGKNTAEIDGDDDDDDDDIGGGGGDDDGPFFDLEFAVNEEDEAEEEEEEINTQNREEEEEAINDDDDDDEEEREFKFTLSSGSSNDRTDTNLALSPSDDLFFKGKLVPIESSSSSSSSEEEAKANDNNNNLMKPTQQQAQFPVSLLKSATKFRVFMLGLKKSKSNALANNNGVEKTEQITKETSQKEKETPEKTQQQQQQKSQKNQFFTVKLKVEEVPIVSLFSSRSVSNKSQKQSNENETPSVSTDEKRFAKEVVQKYLKMVKPLYVRVSKRYGERLKLSGQVSLNSSVAKPVSPPNTTETVEKKSTQTVEPPPPPPPPESAASSEIPANNVNKSLNFPAGLRVVCKHLGKSRSASSTAAVAPSGTAAQAAAAKRRDDSLLQQQDGIQSAILHCKRSFNAARDSESNLLSRCASDPSK; encoded by the exons ATGGAAGCTTTCAGTTTACTTAAGTATTGGAGAGGAGCCGGCGGCGGTGGTAACGGCGGTGATGTTGTTCAGAACAGGCCCATTTCTACAGTTGCTACGATTGTTACCGCCGTCGGTAAAAACACGGCGGAAATAGACGGCGACGAtgacgatgatgatgatgacattggtggtggtggtggtgatgatGATGGTCCTTTCTTTGACTTGGAGTTCGCGGTCAACGAAGAAGACGAagctgaagaagaagaagaagagattaatacccaaaacagagaagaagaagaagaagccatTAATGATGATgacgatgatgatgaagaagagagagagtttaaGTTCACACTCTCATCTGGTTCGAGCAATGATCGTACGGACACTAATCTAGCTCTTTCACCTTCTGATGATTTGTTCTTTAAAGGTAAGCTAGTCCCCATtgagtcttcttcttcttcttcttcatcagaAGAAGAAGCTAAGgctaatgataataataataacttgaTGAAGCCAACACAACAACAAGCTCAGTTTCCAGTTTCGTTGCTTAAATCAGCAACTAAATTTCGAGTCTTTATGTTGGGTCTCAAAAAATCTAAATCAAATGCTTTAGCAAACAACAATGGGGTTGAGAAAACAGAGCAGATCACAAAAGAAACGTCACAGAAGGAAAAAGAAACGCCGgaaaaaacccaacaacaacaacaacaaaaatccCAAAAGAATCAGTTCTTCACTGTTAAATTAAAGGTCGAAGAAGTTCCTATTGTATCTCTGTTCAGCTCAAGATCAGTTTCGAACAAGTCTCAAAAACAGAGCAACGAAAACGAAACGCCTTCTGTTTCAACAGACGAGAAACGTTTCGCTAAAGAAGTCGTACAGAAGTATTTAAAAATGGTGAAACCACTTTACGTTCGCGTTTCGAAACGATACGGCGAAAGGTTGAAACTTTCCGGTCAGGTTAGTCTGAATAGTTCGGTGGCTAAACCCGTTTCGCCGCCGAACACGACAGAGACTGTTGAGAAGAAGAGTACTCAAACGGTGGAGCCACCGCCACCTCCGCCGCCGCCGGAATCGGCGGCTTCATCAGAAATCCCGGCGAACAATGTTAACAAGTCTCTGAACTTTCCGGCCGGACTTAGAGTGGTCTGTAAGCATTTGGGTAAAAGTCGGTCGGCTTCTTCGACGGCCGCCGTTGCTCCTTCCGGTACGGCGGCTCAGGCGGCGGCGGCTAAAAGAAGAGATGATTCTCTTCTTCAACAGCAAGATGGTATCCAAAGCGCTATTCTTCATTGCAAGAGATCATTCAATGCAGCAAGAG aTTCAGAGTCTAATCTTCTATCACGGTGTGCTAGTGACCCATCTAAATGA